One Gordonia sp. SID5947 genomic region harbors:
- a CDS encoding Na+/H+ antiporter subunit E, giving the protein MKNRSAARPVRARIITAWRVSLLFIFWHVVSGYVWIRDHVRIPRWFGSDSREVAVRLWSLAWLTFVWVLLWGTVSWANIIGGLVLATAIVTLLPLPRVPVEGRIHPIGLLILIGRLIVDFFISSAQVAWAAIRPGKPPLGAVIRVRVAIKSDLVLTLAVDYLNLVPGTMVLEIDHRRRMLYVHVFDVRDEKRLVAFRKQIAFVERAFIRAFERDSEWHPSPYHGIDEDFHRVARSNGGEP; this is encoded by the coding sequence ATGAAGAACCGGTCCGCGGCGCGTCCGGTACGCGCCCGCATCATCACCGCATGGCGGGTCTCACTGCTGTTCATCTTCTGGCATGTGGTCAGCGGCTACGTCTGGATCCGCGATCACGTCCGCATCCCGCGGTGGTTCGGGAGCGATTCGCGCGAGGTCGCGGTGCGGCTGTGGAGTCTGGCGTGGCTCACCTTTGTCTGGGTCTTGTTGTGGGGCACGGTTTCCTGGGCAAACATCATCGGCGGCCTCGTGCTGGCCACCGCCATCGTCACCCTGTTGCCGCTGCCGCGGGTGCCGGTGGAGGGCCGCATCCACCCGATCGGATTGCTCATCCTGATCGGACGGCTGATCGTCGACTTCTTCATCTCGAGCGCCCAGGTGGCGTGGGCCGCGATCCGGCCGGGCAAACCGCCGCTCGGCGCGGTCATCCGAGTGCGGGTGGCGATCAAATCCGATCTGGTTCTCACGCTCGCCGTCGACTACCTCAACCTGGTGCCGGGCACCATGGTGCTGGAGATCGACCACCGGCGCCGCATGCTCTACGTCCACGTCTTCGACGTCCGGGACGAGAAGCGTCTGGTGGCGTTCCGCAAACAGATCGCGTTCGTGGAGCGCGCATTCATCCGGGCATTCGAGCGGGACAGCGAATGGCATCCCAGCCCGTACCACGGGATAGACGAGGATTTTCACCGCGTCGCACGCTCGAACGGAGGTGAGCCATGA
- a CDS encoding monovalent cation/H+ antiporter complex subunit F — MTYVWVLVSAMLMIAAALTTIRVLRGPTTLDRLVALDTVIALCMCGLGAWAAYSRDSTVVPAIVALSLVSFVGSVAIARFRVRDDEQ; from the coding sequence ATGACCTACGTCTGGGTGCTCGTGAGTGCGATGCTGATGATCGCCGCGGCGTTGACCACCATCCGCGTCCTCCGCGGGCCGACCACCCTTGATCGGCTCGTCGCCCTCGACACCGTCATCGCGCTGTGCATGTGCGGGCTCGGTGCGTGGGCCGCGTACAGCCGGGACTCCACCGTGGTGCCCGCCATCGTCGCGCTGTCGTTGGTGAGTTTCGTCGGATCGGTCGCCATCGCGCGATTCCGGGTGAGGGATGACGAACAATGA
- the mnhG gene encoding monovalent cation/H(+) antiporter subunit G, whose product MIGDIISSVLLLLGATMALTTSIGMLRFPDTLSRMHASTKPQTFGLLLVLIGAMIRLGRNVDVGMLVLACLFALITAPVIAHRIGRLVYQEQRARDGLIAREDMDSGTRD is encoded by the coding sequence ATGATCGGTGACATCATCTCGTCGGTGCTGCTGCTCCTGGGAGCGACCATGGCACTGACCACCTCGATCGGCATGTTGCGCTTCCCGGACACGTTGAGTCGCATGCATGCCTCGACGAAACCGCAGACCTTCGGGCTGCTGCTGGTCCTGATCGGTGCGATGATCCGCCTCGGCCGCAACGTCGACGTCGGGATGCTGGTGCTGGCCTGTCTGTTCGCGCTGATCACCGCCCCGGTGATCGCGCATCGTATCGGCAGGCTCGTCTATCAGGAGCAGCGTGCGCGCGACGGCCTCATCGCACGCGAGGACATGGATTCCGGCACGCGGGATTAG